Genomic DNA from Vespula vulgaris chromosome 5, iyVesVulg1.1, whole genome shotgun sequence:
agacatgctgaataattctaaaatttgctgaaactttGCCTAATATCCGGACACGTTACATTCCACTCCTGAGTGGAAATTACAACGCATCGTATCCGGTcctacctacttaaaattaaatacacagTCACACAGAAAAAGgtatgctacctgcctgcctataacctatatttaaaaaatagcaaGACATTCGTTCCAACACACACACTCCACGATTCTCTCACATACCGccagggtgcaaaagcctacactagagagtatgccccggggcacctccgacaccctagCTCAAACGcgtattatttctaatatattaggAGTACGTACCAATTGCTGTAATCGACTGTcaaggctaatgattattgcgTAAATGACTAAAGCAAATAATACTAGTATATactagtatatatatgcatactagtaatatacgaatatttccaTACGATATGTGCTGACTCTACTATGCAAAacgatatgaataataatatattagtatagtattttaaataataatctattagtataattgttttatgcgtatttatttataaataatcgcgaaacgatgtacaatACACCACCTAACACGAACACACAGATGCAAGGTACATCGTGCGCAATCACTAACGCTATGACAGTCGCCAATATGGGAAAACTTAAAACTAAACCCATATTAATTGTTTCTCACCCatacgagtaacacctgggcacacgcatagatgagaacgcagaaagTATGGGGGGGAGAAACGGGAATTAGTTTATTAGAAGCTGAAAATCCTGatctaaaaaatgattaacttattctagGGCCTACGGACTATGactctacaagtctctttgttttttattagcaatgatTCTActcaacttttttctttgaaaaagaatgaCTCTATGAACAAAAtagattgaatattttattaatttttcatgtaACAATAATCAAAAAACCTCGGACGATTCCTTTTAACAAGTGACTATTCTAATTGAAGAACAAGATCATGATCTATCACTTGTTTtccagaatctatccgtcgcgtttgtcttcttgttcattttttcttgttcatcTACATCGATACATCGAggtaaatcgcgattaaatagACTAAATACGAAGCAATGCATATAACGTAGATCACATTACATGCTTTTTTTTGACGAAATCGGATAAATTGATATCcgatttcattactaatatcgCGGGGaaacacgaataaaaaaagtgcTTATTAATTGCactattaattaatccaatctatgaaacaagaagaccctatcctaaactaataaaatagatataaacaatgaaaacacataggcgattaaaaatataccacTCGCGAGTAAGTCCAAAAGAGGAGTTACTCACGGTCATGctcgtcaataatttatttaaaaaattacaaccagtaactcgtgccgattcggacctttcgtcctcgacatgattgagcactggagggacttaaaatttgtttactcactacttaagaagttctacggtggctccaaaacactcgtccgcgatttaggtcgacaTTGAGGTTGGATGATACGTAgctggttgaaaatgaggtaggtagACACcgaagttggtcgagatcctcttcagtgatgcactgactctaattcgcgatagatatttattaacgaactgAATTTAATTCGCGAAGCTCTACTATCttttataagtacagtctACATGACTATTAAAGTCACTTTGTACGagcaaacactgactctataactgactgcattgcacgcagtcaaCACAAAAacacttaaaattaatttaaatcgcgaaacgcggtataatttaaacaaataagCAAGCACTGCTTCGATTTCGcgattttttagtttttattttagcgatacaaCACTCGATTTATTCATTGCTTCGCGCACGGTTGCAATGATATtctgaaaataacaaaaacagaattattagtatcattgttataataaaaaatcattcaaaTTATTGAAGAAATGTTTAATGAAAAACTTTGCTTACTTAAAATCTTCTTTGATGCTAGCAGGATGGGCATCCTGCCCCAGGATGGGCATCCTGCCCCAGGATGGGCATCCTGCCCCAGGATGGGCATCCTGCCCCAGGATGGGCATCCTGCTCCAGAATGATGAAGAGGAtgattctgtttttatttgaactgaaaaagaaacaaaaatcaaattacTAGTATCATTGTCATATTAAaaacttattaaatttattgagGAAATAtgtaaagtaatatttaattaccgGAATGTTTGCTGGTTCTTTGCATGATGAGCAGCATCCTGCCTATAATTATGAAGAGaatgattcttcttttatttgaattgaaaaaaaaattgagattattaatattgttatgttaaaatatttggaaatatATAGAGGAAACATTGAGCATTCTGCTGGAGGATAATAAAGAATGATGCAAGTATAATTCTAATTCACAAATTTCTATTTagtctaattatatttaattagctTATTTGGCTATAAAAAGCAAATTAGAATAGTATAAGCAAACACTGATTCTAAGACCGCTTTGCACGTGGtcacaaataatttctaaaatctGCAAAGTTGAAACATACAAAGtgatagatttttcttttttcatatatgaaaaaatacatttataaaacacATGTCTTGTGAATCATTACCGAAGATAgcatattaaaaagtatattattgaaaaatattaataagtaattaatgtttgaaatttaatccaatgttaatttaattaatgttaaataaagcttttcgaaatatatcaAAGTATATAGCCGTCGGTAGTACATGCTTAAGATACATTTCAATTAAACCAATTGTAATTTTACTTGCGTGGGAATTACTGCGTATGACGATAGTAacgaaaatgttataaattttctaaacaaGACAATAACTGCACCAATCGACTGAATTATAAACTATACAAATTTGTATACTTTCTTGTGCAATGATCTATACTTTCTTCCTatgatatcaaataaattagaattaaaatattctaaaataaaataaatgcaagGAAGAAATTAATCCAAGTTTCCCTGGATGCGTACATGCCGAAAGATTCTGTAAGACTAAAGTGTACTATATCACTTTGGACGAGCTCGAAACGTTCCATTGTTTTCGTCACGCACTCGATCAAGAAGTATCTTTGAAATACGCCGATCTGCGATTGTAGTTTACCGAGTactacctatctctctctattaaaCTGGCTTTGTATCTTTAAAGGAGAAAGACTTACCTTATACACAGGACGAAGGACAAAGCATATGTAGATAAAGAAAGCTGGGATGTTTCGTCTGTGGGTACGTATAATTCTTAGAAACCtgaaaaacgaaagatgaTTAGTAGAGAAAATACTTATTatgttgtttatatatatatgtatatgagtaCGGGAGAATCCCAAGcgtcgtgtgtgtgtgtgtgtgtgtgtgtgtgtgaaaatcgaatataataggaaatacagttaataataactaattaatgataaattattattaaaagcatcattaaaaagtaagagaaatatcgatattgTGGAAATAAAGccagaaaattaaaaaataaaagtatgacGCAATAGCTTGCAAAAcacagattttattttcgcgaatatcttttaGACGCGAAAATACCCCGACTTGCAAACATTCACGCGTGGAAATCGCGTTTTTGGCAATCGATTGATACATAGAAAGACAATGTagagtagaaaaatatattaattacctgAAATTAATGAGGACGATACGGCTTCCGTGCGTAGCTGTCAACGACCGAACACAAAATGGCGTTACATCACCGATAAAACGATTACGCAAACGCGCCGCGCATGCGCAGATACGTCACTAGTCAATTAATGAACAATTTCTCGAtctaataatcgaaaatataaaatttttataaatacgatataaaattatataaaccaTCGAAATACATCACAAATATTCTATAATCACATAATcaggagagaaaagtaaaatctatagagaaataatgcgaaaaaaatacgaaaaaaagaagacgtaaCATACAGTCaccacttttattttcattaatatttcttttccagtACTATTGTCAGGATTTACGAACAATGCACCATAAAAAACACATTTTTAGGAATCGAGTGATATACTGGAAGATAATGTAtcttaaagaataaatattaattattcgtaattaaGAGAAGAACGACGCGGCTTCTGTCACGACTTGACAACATTGACTTCGGTGGTAAAATGATTCTTATCCTGCACGTACTTAACGCCACCTTGATTAATGTCGTCTGAAATAAACGTAATTTCTCGAtctaataatcgaaaatataaaatttttataaatgcgACATCcgaatatagaaataatcgGAATGCATCGCACATATCCTATAACCACATATTTAGGATAGAAAAGGGAAATCTGTAGAGGAATAATGccaaaaaatacgaaaaaaagaaaagacacaaTATGCAGTCaccacttttattttcattaatatttctttttcagtacAATTATCACGATTGTCGAATAATGCACCAAAGAAAACACAATTTTAGGATACGAGTGATATACtagaagataatttatttcaaaaagaaatatcaattacTCGTAATTAAGAGAACAACGCGGATTCTGTCACGAATTAATAACATTGACTTCGGTGGTAAAATGATTCTCATCCTGCATGTAGTTATGTCAccttaataatcattatttatcgatttagtaatcgaaaatataaaatttttataaatgcgATGTCCGAATATAGAAATCATCGAAATACATTGCTAATATTATACGATTACATAATtagaatagagaagaaaaatctgtAGGAAAATAATGccaaaaaatacgaaaaaaagaaaagacacaaTATGCAGTCaccacttttattttcattaatattcctttttaataCCGTTTCAGTAACGTTTCAGTAACGTCTTAGTACCGTTTCAGTATCGTTTCAGTACCGTTTTAGTACCGTTTTAGTACCGTTTTAGTACTGTTTCAGTACTGTTTCAGTACAGTTCTTCAGTACAGTTCTTCAGTACAGTTCTTCAGTATCATTTCAAATCTACTTTACTACCGTATAAGAGTATTTTGAGTAACAacatgataaaattaaaatatgactaagagcTATTTTCGAAGTGTTCTGTggaaccttcgaaaataagaataatctACTAGTTACCttcttgagccacaatttgtgggggcctcgtctcttcggcatatagcctcttctttgcttcgtacCCTAACCAACCACAATTATGGAACGCATTCGACAACTATCGTCAATATAAAACCGTTCCTGATTCTAAAGCATGAAAGAAAACCGATAAATCTAACACAACTCTAAAACCatcctgaaacaaaaaatagagaagaaacaggaagaaaaacgaaaattaatatattaattgctgagaATCCTaatctaaaaattgattaacttattctatgttctacgcGTTGTGAAGTAAGAAGTTCTGCAAGGGATCTAAAACACTCTTTCGCAATGTAACTCCAAATTGAAAGAGGATGATCCATaggaagatgaaaatgaaataagttgATATTGAAGTAAGTTGAAAATGAAGTGACTCAATCTCGTTATAAATTGGTAAGGCACGATCATAATGGTTATCTGTAAAAAGattgtaaacaaatttttatagaatttattgCAATAGAATAACTATGAAattattagtttcttttcttctcattttctcttattctcttattatttttctgttccAGGCTAGATCATTGAGAAACAAATCATTGAGTGGATGATATaacttttccaaatttttgaaaaagctttatttttatacatcaaTTGTTCCcgaagaaacatattttttgatacattgtttttcaaagaaaataaaacaaattccaaaaatcgaaaaaacaTTGTTATCGCTTAAATCTTCACTTTTAAAATGAGATCTCGTtgattaaaattgtttaagaATTAGGTCCGTACcgtataaataatctttatatttatattacaaatatatatatatttaggtaatatatattgtaaaatatacattttgaaTCATTTCATacagataaaaattcaaagccatttccatatatacataaaaatatatcattagacctgaaataatattatcacataAAATACTGTATGCAGAGTTTTTCCTTGTATGTGattaatttacattataaCTCTTTCAGAagtgtttataaaaaatataaatcttactTTATATAAGTTGATAATACCATTCCTTGTACATCTGATACAGATGTTAATTCTATGGATAATACTTGggctgatattttattatttgtacaggaataagtatgtataataaCTTGTTGATCTATACCTACActgaatattttgttattggTTAACTTAACAcctataaagaaaataaaacaataccaatgtattatatttctatataatagaACATTATACTAATTGTATTTTACACACCTGTAATCTGTGCATAATGTACTGATGAAGTTTCGTATTTTGATAGTATTTCTATAGAAATAGTTTTGTCctctaaaataaaaagttgaaataaaacaagacAGAGAAGATTATCATCACCTCCAGTAACTAGAAGATATTCATCTTCTGTTATATGTTTCAAATCATAACTATTAATTCCTGATTGATGTAACTGCATTGATGCAAAAGgcattatatcaaatttttgtaAACTACAATGACCGGTGCTCACATTTTTAAATGCTTCAGAAAAAATCTcagtgaaattaaaataacgtACAATACCATCAGTTGACATagtcaatataattatttttttttttaattccaagACATGCACTTTTAAAATGCAACGAGTAGTACatttagtatataatataggaTGAATATCTCttgtaacaatattataaataaatatcctgaaaaagaaatataaatcaatatacaaaataatcataaatgtattatataaaaaaatagactGTTTTTTTGcctttatgaatatattaccTTAAATATCCATCAGCACAGGCTAtaagtagaaatatataagttgGATTATAAGAAGGATAATAAGTCTTAATATCCATATAACGAGTTTCAGGTTCAATCGCGTAAGATTGCTTTGTTTTTTGCCAATATTTTCTACGGTTCTGATCTTTTCCAAATAGCATATGAGTATTCAGATCAACGcaagaaacattttcattaaataataaatctttatcCCATCTTATATCCATTTGCCAACATTTTATTTGAGCTCTTCCACCACatgagaaaattaaatatgtgcCGTTCAATTTTGTGCTTTCTAAATTTACAGTAGCTATTGACTTTATACTTGAAATATGTCCATCCATAATGCTTAATGTTTGGAATgtatagttttttctttttaattctgatttataaatatatgtaagacGAAGTTTGCAGTCTTCACCTCCagatatataaatcgtatGATCAGTCAGATTCATTATAGGTTgtacattataaatttctttaacatGAGAGCCACTCTAAAAGATgcaaaagtattataaattatgtatacattttttataatatatttttaatccatACCAATATAGTAGGTGTAGATAAAAACAGAGAATTCAGTTGATGActggataaataaatttgcttatttctaatatatgcaaatttaatattttcatgtaaTACCATGCAATCCCAAGATCTATGTCCACCTCcacaagaattttttaaagctATTCTTTGGTGAtgtaaactatatataataaattcaacctataaaaagtttcattaatttattgtatatatttcttatatattttaatttattgtatatattttatgtaatgtGAGtcataaaatagagaaatagagattaACTAGATGATATGAGGCAATAGAAGAACAAGTTTatcaaaaaagatagagaaagagtaacATTTGGATATATTTGctataattattgattactATTTTATGATTCAtcaaaaagtatatatgtatgtataataaagattatatactTCTTTGAATCCAGTTATGAGAATATCATTGCCAATGTCTAATATGTTACTAATCCAATCCATTGGCATTTTTATGCAATACAAAGTACgtaaaaaacttttcttttcatgacaaatatcataaaatcttATTATACCATTACGTCCTCCtgttatcaatttattttttataacagcACACAATTGAATACCTATTTTTCCATGAACTTTATAAATAGTTTGTATTGGCTTTCCAATATTTCTgtctaaatttattttgtttaaaaactGATTGTGTATTTCAAAAACATGAAGACTTCCAGCTCTATCTCCACATATaagtaaattttcataaattatagCAGCTGTTATCCAACATTCTCGAGTTGGAGGTAATATATATTCACTATGAGTGTATAGTTCatctgtttaaaaaaattgtattataagaTAAACTATAAGAGcttttatataaacatgaaTATCTACTTAGTATACATACTATCAAGTGTAATTGCAAGTATTTGTAAACAACCATTTTTTCCACAAACTAGCATTGTATCATCTTTTAACcattgtaaagaaaatatttttgattccaTTACTTTTGCCTCTAATATCTGATGCaggtattttttgttttcattgtttatttctacaataataaaaatgtaaaagtataattatatatgaataataataaaatttaatttatattattattacacaaatatatatacacatacatacctgtgtatattgttatatatccATCCCTTGATGCAAAACTAATATAACGTCTACATGATGAAATTTGCATTATGCAATAAGTACTATATCTTTCTAAATACAAAGATTCTCTAAGAACAAGTGCATTGTTATAACATGTCAGCATGCCTCcttcatgaaaaattaataatgttcCGCTgtttaaataagatatatatttaggaACATGATCtgttttaaataatgatattatctGCAAATTATTGCTTGGAGCACTTATAAATGGCCATATATGTACTGCACCATCAGCACCACCAGTAAATATGGTCTTATTATCTTCTGAAATATCAATACTCCATATTGGTGCTCCATGATGTGCAAATAGTTTATTAAGTAATGTACCATTTAATGACCAAATACATATTAACGAATcctaaaacataaaataatgatattaatgtttttatttatcattatatgtgacatcatttgaaaaaatgcACCTACCTCACCTATAGTAAAAAGAACACCATTTCTAATTATTGCTCTCCAAACTCTAGCAGCATGCCCAAACATTGTTTTTACTAATTTAACTTCAGCTTTTTCCcaatcaatataatttttacaagcCAAAGACTTATCTATATTGGAATACGAATTATTGTCTATAACTTTCCATAATCTAACCGTTCTATCATCAGATGTAGAACAGATAAAATATGCACTTGGATCataaataacagaaaaaattaCCCCCTGCAATATAAATTTactaaagattattaaaaaaaatattgactattcttataaatatataaatattgatatattttataccataaaattatatgaaaattaatatttatatactaacTTTGTGTCCAATTAAACGGTGTAgtactttcatatttttatcatgaGCAGTTCCATAGTTTAATTTCCATATTAATATCTCCTGAAATACAGTTCCACTAAATACTACTAAATCCTGAATTGTTTCACCTGATATAGATCCACCATAGCTGTGCttagattaagaaaaaagtttaatattgctttttaatactatttaattttgtaatgcTTTTTTATgatgttatttaatatacaacATTAAGGATAcagtatacatttttcttcacACCATATATATTGGTACTTTTTGTtagaaatatcatatatatatacattattatgtgcaaataaaatgattaaaaatatctgtGTATCAATATTCAAACATTTAACAGCTATTATCCAATCATTAAACCAAATTGTATCAAAAGTTTGTTTCAATCTGGAAAGTAGAAATTAGAagatcttatatataaaaaatacaatatataaatacttacaaTAGTgtatcttttgttttatcaatATCATAAATACACAAACATTTAGCTccaaatacaattaaataattattagatgCTTTTAGAATACCatgtatattatttgaattaaaattcAGCTTGTACTctaattcataaatttcatattttttaaaaatatgtagaatACATCCTATacctataaaattatatcaagtaaaatataagaacaatttataaaaagcataaaacaaattgttttaaaaataatttttaatgttcactaacctacaaatatataatcatctaTAGAATGTATAGCAAGAACATCAGTACATAACAATtttgaaatcattttaatgaggaaataatattatttcatggAAGATATCGTGATTTAAAGTTTATGTTTCTatgatttcttattaattaatctaattataacaaaaaattaaaaattgtttgttaCAAATAAAATCTCGATGTCAGGATAGTTACTAACCACTATTAactcattaaatatattattttgtacaattaatttgtaatttttcaaatgaaaattgtacttcacattattttatataaacattttacatacaacatactaagaaatatttagaaagatAGATCTAAATTAACACGTATGAACAGATGGAAACTTCAGGCATTTGAAAAATCGAGTACGAAGTCGATATATCAATAGATAAACATCTTGAACTCGAAGTGacaatatcgattttaatacaatcgatcgagaatcgcactaaatatttttttgtattgcgTGTAAGATATCGGTACGCGTGACATTACGTTGACAGCCGTGTCcagtttattttatacgttgaCTCCTGATTTGtcaaaactatataaaataagaaaattaaatttaaaatcttATCAATGCACTATACTAAATATGATTGCATTTGTTCAATCCAACTAATACATGATTACTTAAGAGATCGTAGAGAAGTCCTTCAGTAAAAGAATGGTAAGTAACCTATAATtgtgtttaatatattttttatgtttgttttttaattatcttgttggtaattgttaaatgaaatatataaaaatatagagataacATATATAGTTGAGTATAAATTGAAGTTATaatagtgataataaaaataatattaaacaaatgtttgttacttattcttattactttttaatgtAATGTATGTTAAATACTTGTTACAGTTGAGGTGACATTTCTGGTTCTGCCATGCGGAACAGGTCAGTTGGTATTATTTTTGGATCTCTTGTCCTATGGGGTGtgattacatattttttatttcttgatcAACCATCAGGCAGGGATCAAGAAAAggtaattaattcattatttgttataatttaatcattcatgcattttaaaataatgagtaattttttaaatataatatatagaattatcattatatagaataatgaatatagattttatctatgtaattaatttgataaaaagtatcaataatagattattttggaaggattttaaatctttaatttatttataaaaaaaatgacaataattaaaaataaaaatatttaatatatatatatatatggaattaataataatattatttatcaatagcAAAATAAACTTTCAAACCAAATTAGCAGATTGGAAGAAAGAGTAAAGCAACAAATTGCAGTGAACCAAGAATTTTTTCAACATATtgaggaaaataaatatagtaaaagtaagtatataaagaaacataactacatttaaattaaattaaatgtttacTTTCTTCATGTtaaatttagatataatttcttttttctttttttagaattaataGAGAAATTGACTATTACTCGTACAACAATAGCCACTCCAAAGAATAATGAACAACATGAAAGCAATATTAAACAACAATTGCTTGAAAAGAATGAttataaagagaaatggaCAGATTTTAAGGATTTTCAACAAACTACAAAGGTCATTGTATAACTTGTTGTAATAAAACTTTATCTTTACATCTCATTGTAATTAAtagttttcttaaataatatttgaccTTGTACTTATTTAAGTATATGTCTAACATTAgtatattctatttcatttcatttcctACATTTActtcatttaattcttttacagGCAGAGAGAATAATGAAGTCAAAAAAATCTTTACCAAATGGAGATCCAATAATAGCTGTATTAGTCTTTTCATGCAATCGCATCACTGTTCAGAGATGCTTAGATCAATTAATAAACTTAAGACCTAGTGCAGTGCAATTTCCAATTGTTGTGTCACAAGATTGTGAACATCAGCAAACTGCAGAAGTTATTTCTAAATATGGAGATAAAATACTGCACATTCGGGTACtgttctataattttatcatttttaattacaattttctttatttacaattttttctttttacagttctataatttttatcagtcttgtgcaaaaatattttattattatggagATATTATATAGTTGCCATATGATTTATTTCAGCAACCTGACCAATCAGACATAGACATTCcacctaaagaaaaaaagttcaaAGGATACTTTAAAATTGCACGTCATTATGGATGGGCATTAAATCAAGTATTTTTTGAGCTTGGATATGAAACAGCAATTGTAGTTGAAGGTAGCTAGTCAATATTTCTatgcataaagaaaaaatatgtggtgttttcatttttatgaacATATGTTTAGACGATTTGGACATAGCTCCTGATTTTTTTGAGTACTTTTTGGGTACTTATCCTCTACTAGTGTCTGATCATTCCTTGTGGTGTGTTTCGGCATGGAACGATAATGGTAAATCTGGTCTGGTGGATGAGCATGCACCACACTTACTATATAGGACAGATTTTTTTCCTGGTTTAGGCTGGATGTTGACACGCCAGTTATGGCAAGAGCTTGCACCTAAATGGCCCAAATCGTAAGCAAAATGTATTTATTGGTAGTGGTTATTATtgataaactttttctttcaaattgtttGGTTTCtatacaaatagaaaataacagtttttttctgaatatataatgtacaaataaaaaattagaaaaagtatTCAATTAGATTAGATGTatcttcataaatataaattccagaactatttttataaagtacattttatttatattataggtACTGGGATGACTGGATAAGACAACCAGAACAGCGAAAAAATAGAGCCTGTATTCGACCAGAAATATCAAGGACAAGAACTTTTGGAAAAATTGGAGTTAGCAAGTATGTTTAGTagttattattctataatgttatatgtattaatatgtccaaatgttttaattttattgttttttttttcctttatatagtggattattctttgaaaaacatttgaaatttatCAAGCTGAACGAAAAATCTGTGCCTTTTACCAAGATGAATTTAACCTACTTGctaaaagtaagaaataatttattataaaaagactTTTATGTCCTTTagataaataatgtatatgtttctcttattttttctttttttaatttattttgtatgtaaAAACATaagttttaaaattattttttttaaatttgataaaattcttGTATTTTTCAGGATAATTATGATGTATCTTTTATGAATGAAGTATACCATT
This window encodes:
- the LOC127064074 gene encoding alpha-1,3-mannosyl-glycoprotein 2-beta-N-acetylglucosaminyltransferase, translating into MRNRSVGIIFGSLVLWGVITYFLFLDQPSGRDQEKQNKLSNQISRLEERVKQQIAVNQEFFQHIEENKYSKKLIEKLTITRTTIATPKNNEQHESNIKQQLLEKNDYKEKWTDFKDFQQTTKAERIMKSKKSLPNGDPIIAVLVFSCNRITVQRCLDQLINLRPSAVQFPIVVSQDCEHQQTAEVISKYGDKILHIRQPDQSDIDIPPKEKKFKGYFKIARHYGWALNQVFFELGYETAIVVEDDLDIAPDFFEYFLGTYPLLVSDHSLWCVSAWNDNGKSGLVDEHAPHLLYRTDFFPGLGWMLTRQLWQELAPKWPKSYWDDWIRQPEQRKNRACIRPEISRTRTFGKIGVSNGLFFEKHLKFIKLNEKSVPFTKMNLTYLLKDNYDVSFMNEVYHSTVITYSELKSGHIIIPGPVRILYYTRLSYKNTAKMLGLMDDFKSGVPRTGYRGVVTFFYNGRRVHLAPATNWSGYDITWS